In one window of Skermanella rosea DNA:
- a CDS encoding FAD binding domain-containing protein — protein MYAFEYHRPATLAEAAQLASGNEDAKILAGGQTLIPTLKQRLAQPSDVVDLGAVAELRGIREDGDALVIGATTPHAEVAASAVVKRLIPALAKLAEGIGDAQVRNRGTLGGSICNNDPSADYPAALVGLGATVRTTTRTLAAEDFFTGMFETALEPNEIVTAVSFPKPGKAAYVKFPNPASRYATVGVFVAETGGGVRVAVTGAAPSVYRWTEAEQALAGGLDPAALDGLTVDPDGLNADIHASAEYRASLVKVMAKRAVAACG, from the coding sequence ATGTACGCATTCGAGTATCACCGCCCGGCGACGCTGGCCGAAGCCGCCCAGCTCGCTTCCGGCAACGAGGACGCCAAGATCCTGGCCGGCGGCCAGACCCTGATCCCGACGCTGAAGCAGCGTCTGGCCCAGCCGAGCGACGTGGTCGACCTGGGGGCCGTTGCCGAGCTGCGCGGCATCCGGGAGGACGGCGACGCCCTGGTGATCGGCGCCACCACGCCGCACGCCGAGGTGGCGGCCAGCGCCGTGGTCAAGCGCCTGATTCCGGCGCTGGCGAAGCTGGCGGAGGGGATCGGCGACGCCCAGGTGCGCAACCGCGGCACCCTCGGCGGGTCGATCTGCAACAACGACCCCTCGGCCGACTATCCCGCCGCCCTGGTCGGGCTGGGCGCCACCGTCCGCACCACGACGCGGACCCTCGCGGCGGAGGACTTCTTCACCGGCATGTTCGAGACGGCGCTGGAGCCGAACGAGATCGTGACGGCGGTGTCCTTCCCGAAGCCGGGCAAGGCGGCCTACGTCAAGTTCCCCAACCCGGCCAGCCGCTACGCCACGGTCGGCGTGTTCGTCGCCGAGACCGGCGGAGGGGTCCGGGTGGCGGTCACCGGCGCCGCCCCGTCCGTGTACCGCTGGACCGAGGCCGAGCAGGCCCTGGCCGGCGGCCTCGACCCGGCGGCGCTGGACGGGCTGACGGTCGATCCCGACGGGCTGAACGCCGACATTCATGCAAGCGCCGAGTACCGGGCCAGCCTCGTCAAGGTCATGGCCAAGCGGGCGGTCGCCGCCTGCGGCTGA